Proteins co-encoded in one Cytobacillus sp. NJ13 genomic window:
- a CDS encoding pyridoxamine 5'-phosphate oxidase family protein: MANQVEPKLIKPLYDELQKERFVTLATVDFETGGPNVNAISWVLAKNEETLYFAVDNRSRIVQNINSNNKVVLNIIANESTYSISGEASVKEEKMEGVPLKLALMEITVKEVRDVMFYGSKITVEPQYDKTYDKDAAARLDKQVMEAMKKA, translated from the coding sequence ATGGCAAATCAGGTAGAACCGAAATTAATTAAACCATTATATGACGAACTGCAAAAGGAACGTTTTGTTACACTTGCCACTGTTGATTTTGAAACCGGCGGACCTAATGTCAATGCGATTTCATGGGTATTGGCAAAAAATGAGGAAACATTGTATTTTGCAGTCGATAACCGTTCCAGGATTGTTCAAAACATAAATAGCAATAACAAGGTTGTTCTGAATATTATTGCGAATGAATCTACATACTCCATCTCTGGTGAAGCTTCGGTTAAGGAAGAAAAGATGGAGGGAGTACCTCTTAAGCTTGCACTTATGGAAATCACTGTGAAAGAAGTCCGTGATGTCATGTTTTACGGGTCTAAAATTACTGTAGAGCCGCAATATGACAAAACATATGATAAAGACGCAGCAGCCCGTTTGGACAAACAGGTTATGGAAGCGATGAAAAAAGCTTAG
- a CDS encoding YlaI family protein produces the protein MRVKCVLCDKIESIENESLQAKRLRNRPIHTYMCKPCESRITEKTQKRADTGNFNLYRSKVQEEEW, from the coding sequence ATGCGAGTAAAATGTGTACTTTGTGATAAAATCGAATCAATTGAAAACGAGTCCTTACAGGCTAAACGGCTTCGAAACCGCCCTATTCACACATATATGTGCAAACCATGCGAATCAAGAATTACCGAAAAAACACAAAAAAGAGCAGATACCGGAAACTTTAACCTCTATCGAAGCAAAGTTCAGGAGGAAGAATGGTAA
- a CDS encoding YlaH-like family protein → MDVSQRLSFFAALFKVHENPTTGMWLLYITIVLLSILVFKLGFAKKLPIMKSAVIYTFLILGCTVLTFLGVFLPVAEGLVVAALILIIYKIRLHQEKKEQAKAE, encoded by the coding sequence ATGGATGTTTCACAGCGCCTGTCTTTTTTCGCTGCTTTGTTCAAAGTCCATGAGAATCCCACAACTGGAATGTGGCTTCTATATATAACAATTGTATTACTGTCCATACTGGTTTTTAAATTGGGGTTTGCCAAGAAACTTCCTATAATGAAATCAGCTGTTATATATACCTTCTTGATTTTAGGATGTACCGTGTTGACATTTCTTGGGGTATTCCTTCCTGTAGCAGAAGGCCTTGTTGTTGCTGCGTTAATCTTAATTATCTATAAAATCCGCCTTCACCAGGAAAAGAAGGAACAGGCAAAGGCGGAATAA
- the typA gene encoding translational GTPase TypA — protein sequence MKLREDIRNIAIIAHVDHGKTTLVDELLKQSGTFRSNEHVEERAMDSNDLERERGITILAKNTAVKYKDTRINILDTPGHADFGGEVERIMKMVDGVLLVVDAYEGCMPQTRFVLKKALEQKLTPIVVVNKIDKESARPTEVVDEVIDLFIELGADEDQLEFPVIYASAIAGTASTTPDKQDDDMHSVYEAIIDHIPAPIDNREEPLQFQVALLDYNDYVGRIGIGRVFRGTIKVGQQVALMKLDGSVKQFRVTKIFGFFGLKREEIQEAFPGDLIAVSGMEDINVGETICPVEHQEALPVLRIDEPTLQMTFVVNNSPFAGREGKYITARKVEERLRAQLETDVSLRVENTDSPDAWVVSGRGELHLSILIENMRREGFELQVSKPEVIIREIDGVRCEPVERVQIDVPEDNTGSIIESMGTRKGEMLDMVNNGNGQVRLTFNVPARGLIGYSTEFMTLTRGYGIINHTFDSYQPEIKGQIGGRSKGVLVSMESGKSSTYGIMQVEDRGTIFVEPGTEIYEGMIVGEHTRENDLTVNITKVKHATNIRSANKDQTNVIKKPRILTLEEALEYLNDDELLEVTPESIRLRKKILDKNERERMAKKKKYAETN from the coding sequence TTGAAATTAAGAGAAGATATTCGAAATATTGCAATTATAGCCCACGTTGACCATGGTAAAACAACATTGGTTGACGAGCTTTTAAAACAGTCCGGGACTTTCCGTTCAAATGAGCACGTGGAAGAGCGCGCGATGGATTCAAATGATCTGGAAAGAGAACGCGGTATTACGATCTTAGCTAAAAACACTGCAGTTAAATATAAAGATACAAGAATTAACATTCTGGATACGCCTGGACACGCAGATTTCGGCGGTGAAGTAGAACGTATCATGAAAATGGTTGATGGTGTTTTATTAGTAGTTGATGCATATGAAGGCTGTATGCCTCAGACACGCTTCGTACTCAAAAAGGCTTTGGAGCAAAAATTAACACCAATCGTAGTAGTAAATAAAATTGACAAGGAATCTGCCCGCCCAACAGAAGTTGTTGATGAGGTTATCGATTTATTTATCGAACTTGGTGCAGACGAAGACCAGCTTGAATTTCCGGTCATTTATGCGTCTGCTATTGCTGGGACTGCAAGTACAACTCCTGATAAACAGGATGATGATATGCATTCGGTTTATGAAGCAATTATTGACCATATACCAGCACCTATTGATAATCGTGAAGAGCCGCTCCAATTCCAGGTTGCCCTTTTAGATTACAATGATTATGTGGGAAGAATCGGAATAGGCCGTGTATTCCGGGGAACAATCAAAGTCGGCCAGCAAGTTGCCTTAATGAAGCTTGATGGTTCGGTCAAGCAATTCCGGGTTACAAAAATCTTTGGCTTCTTCGGCCTAAAGCGCGAGGAAATTCAAGAAGCGTTTCCTGGAGATCTGATCGCTGTTTCCGGAATGGAAGACATCAACGTCGGGGAAACAATCTGCCCTGTCGAGCATCAGGAAGCACTTCCTGTTCTTAGAATAGATGAGCCAACATTGCAAATGACTTTTGTTGTAAATAACAGCCCATTCGCAGGAAGAGAAGGCAAGTATATTACAGCCAGAAAAGTTGAAGAAAGATTGCGTGCCCAGCTTGAGACAGATGTGAGTCTTCGTGTCGAAAATACAGATTCACCTGACGCTTGGGTTGTATCTGGACGTGGAGAACTTCATTTATCAATCCTCATTGAAAATATGCGCCGTGAAGGTTTTGAATTGCAGGTTTCCAAGCCTGAAGTAATTATTAGAGAAATTGATGGTGTTCGCTGTGAACCGGTAGAACGTGTTCAAATTGATGTGCCAGAGGATAATACCGGCTCAATCATTGAATCAATGGGTACACGTAAAGGTGAAATGCTTGATATGGTCAATAACGGAAATGGCCAAGTGCGACTAACATTCAACGTCCCAGCCCGCGGACTAATTGGCTACTCCACAGAATTTATGACGCTTACTCGCGGATACGGTATTATCAATCACACATTTGACAGCTACCAGCCTGAAATTAAAGGACAAATCGGAGGCAGAAGCAAAGGTGTGCTTGTGTCCATGGAAAGCGGAAAGTCATCCACATATGGTATTATGCAAGTGGAGGATAGAGGTACCATTTTCGTTGAACCAGGTACTGAAATCTATGAAGGAATGATTGTTGGAGAACATACACGTGAAAATGACCTTACTGTCAATATCACTAAAGTGAAGCATGCAACCAACATCCGTTCTGCTAATAAGGATCAAACGAATGTAATTAAAAAGCCGCGTATTCTGACACTTGAAGAAGCGCTGGAATACTTGAATGATGATGAGCTGCTTGAAGTAACACCTGAGTCAATCAGACTGCGCAAGAAAATTCTTGATAAAAATGAACGTGAAAGAATGGCCAAGAAGAAGAAATACGCTGAAACTAACTAA
- a CDS encoding YlaF family protein: protein MNKIKWPLLAFAIGAALCMMGIGVAVAERSIIGMIIAIITLIFVMGYGFKTKKKMREDGLL from the coding sequence ATGAACAAAATCAAGTGGCCTTTATTAGCCTTTGCGATTGGGGCAGCTCTATGCATGATGGGCATAGGCGTTGCTGTAGCTGAAAGAAGCATTATAGGGATGATCATTGCCATCATTACTTTAATTTTTGTAATGGGATACGGTTTTAAAACAAAGAAGAAAATGAGGGAAGACGGTTTATTATAG
- a CDS encoding GNAT family N-acetyltransferase, producing MAIGNISSSRFTDEDLPFFLEVIKDSAAWEEEEKSGHNLRDYMARYQELDGEWRIWRIDGERIVVTFHVNSSPSNRKPWLGTILVKNNIRRKGIGTKVIELLAAELKEKGEKSFFAGIPENRHNWIYFLADAGFEQFKMEANPDGKDFLIMVCPLI from the coding sequence ATGGCAATTGGTAATATATCAAGCAGCAGGTTCACAGATGAAGACTTGCCATTTTTTTTAGAGGTCATCAAGGATAGTGCTGCTTGGGAAGAAGAAGAAAAAAGCGGGCATAACCTAAGGGATTATATGGCCAGGTATCAGGAATTGGATGGGGAGTGGAGAATTTGGAGGATTGATGGGGAACGGATAGTCGTCACATTCCATGTAAATTCATCTCCTTCTAACCGGAAACCATGGCTGGGTACTATTCTGGTTAAGAACAATATTCGCAGGAAAGGAATCGGCACTAAGGTTATCGAGCTGTTAGCCGCAGAATTAAAGGAAAAAGGAGAAAAGTCTTTCTTTGCGGGTATTCCTGAAAACCGGCACAATTGGATATATTTTTTAGCTGATGCCGGTTTTGAGCAATTCAAAATGGAGGCTAATCCCGATGGAAAAGACTTCTTGATAATGGTCTGTCCATTAATCTGA
- a CDS encoding inositol monophosphatase family protein, which produces MTNWSEIHTYAKALIREAGENIKNSFSKTLTITTKSNANDLVTDIDQETEQFFINKINEKYPGHRILGEEGFGDKLSDMEGIVWIIDPIDGTMNFVHQQRNFAISVGVYENGKGKIGLIYDVVHDELYHCMKGQGVFMNDLELPPLKETDVSKAIIGLNATWVTENRRIDPSLLAPLVRNARGTRSYGSAAIEMAYIASGRVDAYITMRLAPWDFAAGVIMIEELGGIATTVKGDPLNYLENNSVFVSKPGLHQEIMKEYLKNGNW; this is translated from the coding sequence ATGACAAATTGGAGTGAAATTCATACATATGCCAAAGCCTTGATAAGAGAGGCCGGCGAGAATATTAAAAATTCTTTCAGCAAAACTTTGACCATCACCACCAAGTCAAATGCAAACGATTTAGTGACAGATATAGATCAGGAAACAGAACAATTCTTCATAAATAAAATTAATGAAAAATATCCTGGCCATCGAATCCTTGGTGAAGAGGGTTTCGGTGATAAGTTAAGCGATATGGAAGGGATTGTCTGGATTATTGATCCAATTGACGGAACAATGAATTTTGTCCATCAGCAGAGAAACTTTGCGATATCAGTAGGCGTCTATGAAAATGGAAAGGGGAAAATTGGATTAATTTATGATGTAGTCCATGATGAGTTATATCATTGCATGAAGGGGCAGGGTGTTTTCATGAATGATTTGGAACTTCCGCCATTAAAGGAAACGGATGTATCAAAGGCAATAATTGGATTGAATGCTACGTGGGTTACGGAAAATAGAAGAATTGATCCATCACTCCTGGCTCCACTCGTAAGAAATGCAAGAGGAACCCGATCCTATGGTTCAGCAGCAATTGAAATGGCATATATTGCATCCGGGAGGGTTGATGCATACATAACAATGCGTCTGGCTCCATGGGATTTCGCCGCTGGTGTCATCATGATTGAGGAATTGGGAGGAATTGCAACAACCGTTAAAGGTGATCCGCTGAACTATCTTGAAAACAATTCTGTTTTTGTCTCTAAGCCAGGGTTACATCAGGAAATTATGAAAGAATACTTAAAAAATGGCAATTGGTAA
- a CDS encoding DUF1054 domain-containing protein: MSFSGFTNDDFDVFKIDGLDERMDRLKSVIRPKLEELGRHFAPSLSNLSGDEMFPHVAKHARRTKNPPNDTWVAFAGNARGYKMLPHFQIGLWETHVFIWFAIIYEAPNKAAAGRSFENSLDKFYKEIPKDYVWSGDHTKPDAVLHNQMSKEELKSMFQRLQNVKKAEILCGYHISREDAVHLSPDQFIEKAESVFRNLLPLYKMA, encoded by the coding sequence ATGTCTTTTTCTGGTTTTACTAACGATGATTTCGATGTCTTTAAAATAGATGGACTTGATGAAAGAATGGACAGGTTAAAATCTGTTATTAGGCCTAAGTTAGAAGAGTTGGGACGCCATTTTGCACCCTCTCTCTCAAACCTGTCCGGAGATGAAATGTTTCCTCATGTTGCTAAGCATGCCAGAAGAACAAAGAATCCGCCAAATGATACTTGGGTCGCATTTGCAGGCAATGCAAGGGGATACAAAATGCTTCCTCATTTCCAGATAGGTTTATGGGAAACACATGTATTCATCTGGTTTGCCATCATCTATGAAGCACCGAATAAAGCTGCTGCAGGCAGGTCTTTTGAGAACAGCCTGGATAAGTTTTATAAAGAAATACCCAAAGATTATGTCTGGTCCGGCGATCACACAAAGCCAGATGCTGTTTTGCATAATCAAATGTCCAAAGAAGAATTGAAATCCATGTTTCAGCGCCTGCAAAATGTAAAAAAAGCTGAAATTCTTTGCGGCTATCATATTTCACGAGAAGATGCCGTTCACTTGTCACCTGATCAGTTTATTGAAAAAGCTGAATCTGTATTTAGAAATTTATTACCCCTATACAAAATGGCATAA
- a CDS encoding UPF0223 family protein produces MEYQYPIDQDWSTEEVVDVIKYFESIEMAYEKGIEREQFMNAYRRFKEIVPGKAQEKNICDEFEEQSGYSSYRTVKLAKERSAGDKVRMQK; encoded by the coding sequence GTGGAATATCAATACCCGATTGACCAGGATTGGTCCACAGAAGAAGTAGTTGACGTTATCAAATACTTTGAAAGCATTGAAATGGCATACGAAAAAGGAATTGAGCGGGAACAATTCATGAATGCATATAGACGCTTTAAGGAAATCGTTCCGGGAAAAGCCCAGGAGAAAAACATCTGTGATGAATTTGAAGAACAAAGCGGCTATTCCTCCTACCGGACAGTTAAATTGGCCAAAGAACGTTCAGCCGGGGATAAAGTAAGAATGCAGAAATAG
- a CDS encoding nitronate monooxygenase gives MNWNTRVTELLKIKYPIIQGGLAHLAYSDLAAAVSNAGGLGQVTAMSLSSPEKLRDEIQKVKKLTDKPFGVNFAIGQHGRPFSHYLDVAIEEEVPVISMTGGNPAPIFDQLKGVNVKKLVLVAAKRQAVKAEELGADAVMVVGQEGGGHLGRDDIGTFVLVPQVADAVSIPVIASGGIGDGRGLMAALSLGAEGIEMGTRFVATRECVHASELYKNRLVEGTENDTVVIKRTIGAPARVIANSWSEKILEIEKQNGGYEQLKDYISGNANKKYIYEGKDREGFAWAGQVMGLIKDIPSVEELFQRIIAEGESIRGKWIK, from the coding sequence ATGAACTGGAATACACGTGTGACAGAATTATTGAAAATTAAATATCCAATTATACAGGGCGGCCTTGCCCATCTTGCCTATTCAGATTTGGCTGCAGCTGTTTCAAATGCCGGAGGATTAGGGCAGGTTACCGCAATGTCTCTCAGCAGCCCGGAAAAACTAAGAGATGAGATCCAAAAGGTGAAGAAATTGACAGACAAGCCATTTGGGGTTAATTTTGCTATTGGACAGCATGGAAGGCCATTTTCTCACTACCTGGATGTTGCGATTGAAGAAGAAGTTCCTGTTATTTCTATGACAGGGGGAAATCCTGCTCCTATTTTTGATCAATTAAAGGGTGTAAATGTTAAGAAGCTTGTACTTGTGGCGGCAAAACGGCAGGCAGTAAAGGCAGAGGAACTTGGGGCCGATGCTGTGATGGTTGTCGGGCAGGAAGGCGGCGGACATTTAGGCAGGGATGATATTGGAACCTTCGTTCTAGTACCTCAGGTGGCTGATGCTGTATCCATTCCTGTGATTGCCTCAGGAGGAATCGGAGACGGCAGGGGCCTGATGGCAGCATTAAGTCTTGGAGCAGAGGGTATTGAGATGGGGACAAGATTTGTTGCAACAAGGGAATGCGTCCATGCTTCTGAATTATATAAAAATCGTTTAGTCGAAGGAACAGAAAATGACACTGTAGTAATAAAAAGAACTATAGGTGCACCTGCAAGGGTAATCGCCAACTCATGGTCGGAAAAAATACTTGAAATCGAAAAACAAAACGGCGGCTATGAGCAGTTAAAAGACTACATTAGCGGGAATGCTAATAAAAAATATATATATGAAGGGAAAGACCGTGAAGGATTTGCATGGGCTGGACAAGTTATGGGATTAATTAAGGATATCCCGTCTGTTGAAGAATTATTCCAGCGGATCATTGCAGAAGGAGAATCAATCAGGGGGAAATGGATTAAATAA